A region from the Hippoglossus hippoglossus isolate fHipHip1 chromosome 18, fHipHip1.pri, whole genome shotgun sequence genome encodes:
- the LOC117751923 gene encoding ladderlectin-like, whose protein sequence is MPLRCPNGWTYISGRCYYYVSAKLNWAEAEVNCLTMNANLASVHSSSEYRSIQRVITKGSKVSGRTWIGGTDCQIEGIWLWSDGTAFDYRHCGVFDNRHSKQHCALMNYGDNKCWDDEKCSEEFPSVCATNRYFPWRG, encoded by the exons ATGCCACTACGGTGTCCCAACGGTTGGACTTATATCAGCGGTCGCTGTTACTACTACGTTTCAGCTAAGCTGAACTGGGCTGAAGCTGAGGTAA ACTGCCTGACCATGAATGCAAACCTCGCGTCTGTGCACAGCAGCTCCGAGTATCGCTCCATTCAGAGGGTGATCACGAAGGGGTCCAAGGTGTCCGGAAGGACCTGGATTGGAGGAACTGACTGCcaaatt GAGGGAATTTGGCTGTGGAGCGACGGCACTGCTTTTGACTATCGGCACTGTGGCGTATTTGACAACAGACATTCGAAGCAGCACTGTGCTCTCATGAACTACGGAG ACAACAAGTGCTGGGATGACGAGAAATGTTCCGAAGAATTTCCGTCTGTCTGCGCCACAAACAGATATTTTCCTTGGAGAGGAtga